The Musa acuminata AAA Group cultivar baxijiao chromosome BXJ1-8, Cavendish_Baxijiao_AAA, whole genome shotgun sequence genomic sequence AAAGCCTCTGGTTCAAGTGAAGAACGAGGATGTGGTGAGCGTCGTCGAGACTTTGGCCACCAGGAAGAAGAGGAGTCTTGTGATAGTGGGAGAGTGCTTGGCTACCACCGAGGCTGTGGTCGGAGGGGTGATGGACAGAGTAAATAAAGGAGAAGTGCCCGAGGTTTTAAGGAACGTACAGTTCATACCACTCCCACTCTTCTCCTTCATCCACATGCCATTGCAGGAGGTGAATCAGAAGGTTGGGGAGCTGAGGTGCCTCGTGAAGAGCTGCGGCGCGGAGAGGGGGGCAATCTTGTACCTGAAGGATCTCAACTGGGCTGCGGAATATAGGGCGAgcggggagaagggaagaaatatCTATTGTCCTCTTGAGCATGCAATCTTGGAGATCAGGAACATGTTCTGCGAGGGAGAGAATAGCGGTGGGAGACTTTGGCTCATGGGGAGTGCAACATATCAGACCTACATAAGGTGTAGGGTTGGAAATCCATCGTTGGAGACTCTATGGGGCCTTCGGCCTCATACCATTCCTACCGGAAGCTTAGGATTAAGCCTCAACTGTGACAGGTATTAACGCATCTCCTCCTCAGCATTCATCAACATCTAATTTCCTTCCTCGAGATCTTTTCCTCTGATTGCCAGTCCATTCAGTAGCCTAATCACTGACTATTCTTTGGATTGTCTGCTTTCTCGATGTTTTCTTTCGATGGTATTTGTTCTTCTAAACCGAAACTAATGTGCTCCAACTCTTTTCTGACTCGATAAGAAGAGATCCTACCTCAGCATTCTACGCGTTACGAAAGAGAGAATAACTCTGTTATATTCATTTTTTGCTCAGTGATTTAAGCCAAATGCCAATCAAGATCAGCGGAGGCTCCCAATTTCTGACAAAAACAGAACATGAAATCGGAAGTCATCCATCTTGCTGCGCAGATTCTGCTATCAATTTCGAAACGGATGCTCGGAGCGCGAATAGAACTTGTTATGGCAGCTACGCATCCATATCCTCGAGCCTACCATCATGGCTCCGACGATACAAAGAAGAGAAGAGGGGAGCGATCAGCGATGATCAGGTAATTAAATCTCCGATGAATTTTGCCcaaatattatctttctttttgtgCATAAACATCAACGCGTGATAGATTTATTTGCAGGGCTCCCTCCAGCTGAAAGATGTGCGCAGGAAGTGTAACTCTATTTCTGCTTCAGCCCATAAAACCCATAACCATCCATCTGAAATAACATTTAACTTCTCTTCGGtttctccatcttcttcttctatctCTTCCTACGATCATGGCTGTCCGAGCTTGCACCCACACCAGCACCAGCAGCAAGCTTGCCTGCAGTCTCTCGAGGCAAAACATCAACGGAGCGAACAAAACCTCTGGATATCAGAAGTGGCTGATGAATGCCCCGAGCACAAGTCAAGAAGCAGTGGTCCAGAGCATGCGGGGCAAACTCGGTCTAACCCTAACTCGGCTACTACAAGTGGCACGATGGAGATGGAGTACGTTTCGAGATTCAAGGAGCTTACCGCCGAGAATCTAAAGACCATTTGCGACGCATTGGAGAGAAGGGTCACCCGGAAGAAGGATCTCATTCCTGAGATTGCGAGCACCATCCTCCGGTGCAGGTCAGGATTGATAACAAGGAAAGAGAAGTCGAATTCTTCTTCGGAGAAAAAGGAAGACACATGGCTCTTCTTCCGAGGCGGTGACACCGAAGGCAAGGAGAGGATAGCCAGAGAGCTCGCCGGCATTGTCTTTGCCTCTTACGCCAATTTCATCACCATTGGACTCGGTAACTTCTCATCCACACCGTCGGACTCCACGGATGATGTACGAAATAAAAGGTCGCGGGAACAAGTCAGAAATAGCTATCTCGAGAGCCTCTTCGAAGCCATACGCGAAAACCCACACCGAGTCATCGTGATGGAAGACATCGAGCAAGTGGACTACCACGCTCGGGCTGGCATCAAGACCTCGATGGAGAGAGGGAAGATACAGAGCAGCAGCGGTGAGGAAGTCAGGCTTTGTGACGCCATCATCATCTTGAGCTGTGAAAGCTTTGATTCCAGGTCAAGAGCTTGCTCTCCTCCGGTCAAGCACAAGGCTGACACCGAAGACGAGAAGGAAGAGGCGTGCAGGTTAGATTTGAATCTTTGTGCCGAAGACGAAGAAGATCTCCATGATCATTTCTCGGATGACATGGGGCTCCTCGAGTCTGTGGACGGTGCATTCTTTTTTGAGTTGCCTGAGGAACTATGATTTGTTTGATTATTAGATCCGCAGTTTTTGATTCCTCATTCTGAACCTTTTGTCGTTTAATACTGTTCAGTGAAATACAAgatgagaggaagagaaggtttgGGTGGATGGGTTAGTCTGCATGTAGGGAAGGGAACACAGTGTGTAATTGGTTGATGAGCTCTTTCTGATGCTAATTTTAATGTCTTCTTGATGGTCTTATCTTTCTACTCGTCAAATCATCATATCGGCCTTTGTTTTAGCTGAGGTTTCCTCGTTACAGGTGTCATCAGAAACTTGGAATGGAATGCTTCTACTGCATGCAGCCAACCACTTAACATAAACCCTAAGTCTCATAGAGTTTGGGTGTCATCAGAAGTTTGATACTAATTtaatgtaaaaaataattttttttttagatcttaGGTGGAATCCAATATTTATTAACGCGAGACTATCTTCTAGTCTATTTATTTTTTCTCATACATATGAATATGATTTTTAATAACATATTATGTTGAGTTGATATCGATAGAGAATATATAAGTTAATGGTTAGTTTTAATACTAAACTAAGGTTTTTGTTTCCTGATAAATAAGATATGGAACAATGAACAAAGAAGAAAGATAGAGAAAAATGTTATTTATTACCACAATGGTGATTGGTTGTGATTTTATAAGATATTTATTTGTATACTTACGCCTTTATCATGTATTTTTTTCGGATAATATACCACTATACAAGATTTGAATAAAAGAAACTAGGGaaactcaaactctttttttttttttccaaaaaaacaCTATATCACATGCTTAGCTATaatgtttatcttttttttttcctagctAAAGTGACCACTCAATATATTGCTTGATTATGAGATCAAAATAAGAACATTAGTATTAGATGATTGATGACGAATGATTCAAAGCCACATCAACCACATGCGATTCACAGGCAGCATACCAACATCACATAGCCAACATGTCGATCGCTCGAGCTCGAAGACGATCATACATGGTTGTGGCTATAGGTCAAtagcctagattaagttaattaaGAAGCATGTCAGATTTAATGAACATGATGTCAATACCCCTACTCAACTGGACAATGTCACATGATTGTCGATGTTCCCTGATGTAATAATTTTCAGAGACACCTATAAAAGAGACCCCAAGTGCGTCTATACTTACTAAATAATTCTTCTATTTAGTATTATATGACTAGTGTGATCATTTTAAACTCATTACTAATTTAACCATTGAAAGAATATTTATTGAGACTACTCATAGATAAATGACTCATAACATATATACAACTCGTATGTTATGTTATGTATAATTCACATCgcgtaaataatatataaaatatattatgtgaGAACTTTTGGGTTGTACTAGGTAATGTAAACATCTAGAAAAGTAGTTTAGGCTTAACAAGTTAATGGATTAATGATATGATCTAATCAAGTCGTAAAAGATGGGATTAAATGTGATGAAAGACTGCAAACGATGTAGTAGAGGTAATGAAACATATGCACAAAAGGACCAAAAGGCACGATTCGTAACTTAATGGTTATGCAAAGGAGGCAATTGAGAAAGCAAGAAGAGCACGacaatcttcttcctcctcctcatcaaaAGTGCACTACTTTTCATGGCATTTGAAAAGGAACCCTCTTTTCTCTGCTTTTGATATCACAACTCAACATTCCCTTCTCCAAAAAGTAGTAGTAGTGGGGGACTTGGAAAGATTAACCAAGCAAAGATAAGCATCTATCGACTCTTTAGACCGACCTTAAGGTTGGTGCTCTAAGAATCCTAAAAAGTTTATCTTCTCTTGTCTCCCTTTACAGACTTCGAGGCCGAACGAATCTTACAAAATAGTTTATCTTATCAATCATGTACCATCATTTAAGGATTCATGCACTCTTTTAAtcttccttttctctctctctctctctctctcatcttagaAAGAACGTGTTGTGCAAGCGAGATTAAGAATGACAAAAGGAAGAGGAGGTAAAGAAGTAGAGAGATACGGTTCAAATACCGAGGGATAGGATATAAAGACACCCTCGTTTTCTACAACATAAACACCTTCCTGATCGgttatttttagtaaataactaAATCGAATATGTTTGGGCACATTGGAGATTCAATTTCGTGGAGCATATGATCTAAATATTTCAATTTGGTAAAACAATGAATAGCCACTTTTTAATGTTTCAAGAGGATTTGATATCCACATGGAATGATATTGATTCGGATGATTTGTATTCTTAATAGTGATCAatcaaaatcaatcaatcaatcaatcgaaTACCATGTTAGAAATAAAATATTGATCAATCAAAATCGTCAGAATTATTTGGATTCTTAATAGTGTAGAattatcctcttaaataaattatagatAAATACTTTTTACGTATAATATAAAAGAGTATTATATTATTATGCAAATGATCGACTCCACTAAGATAcgatgttgaaaatatttatatGAGTATATTTTAGATCCAAGATATGTCACAATAGATGTCACGTCGCGCTACAACCGAGTCAGTAAGGGGAGTACCCCCACACAAGTCAGAAT encodes the following:
- the LOC135588584 gene encoding protein SMAX1-LIKE 3-like isoform X2, which gives rise to MRAGGCTVHQGLTPEAATVVKQSINLARRRGHAQVTPLHVANTMLSSSTGLLRAACLRCHSHPLQCKALELCFNVALNRMPASTLSAPVLGLPQAHHPPSLSNALVAAFKRAQAHQRRGCIDTQQQPLLAVKIELEQLIISILDDPSVSRVMREAGFSSTQVKSNVEQAVSMDICASTPPNRSPSKPKDASGPFTIPRAITTKPLVQVKNEDVVSVVETLATRKKRSLVIVGECLATTEAVVGGVMDRVNKGEVPEVLRNVQFIPLPLFSFIHMPLQEVNQKVGELRCLVKSCGAERGAILYLKDLNWAAEYRASGEKGRNIYCPLEHAILEIRNMFCEGENSGGRLWLMGSATYQTYIRCRVGNPSLETLWGLRPHTIPTGSLGLSLNCDSDLSQMPIKISGGSQFLTKTEHEIGSHPSCCADSAINFETDARSANRTCYGSYASISSSLPSWLRRYKEEKRGAISDDQGSLQLKDVRRKCNSISASAHKTHNHPSEITFNFSSVSPSSSSISSYDHGCPSLHPHQHQQQACLQSLEAKHQRSEQNLWISEVADECPEHKSRSSGPEHAGQTRSNPNSATTSGTMEMEYVSRFKELTAENLKTICDALERRVTRKKDLIPEIASTILRCRSGLITRKEKSNSSSEKKEDTWLFFRGGDTEGKERIARELAGIVFASYANFITIGLGNFSSTPSDSTDDVRNKRSREQVRNSYLESLFEAIRENPHRVIVMEDIEQVDYHARAGIKTSMERGKIQSSSGEEVRLCDAIIILSCESFDSRSRACSPPVKHKADTEDEKEEACRLDLNLCAEDEEDLHDHFSDDMGLLESVDGAFFFELPEEL
- the LOC135588584 gene encoding protein SMAX1-LIKE 3-like isoform X1, whose protein sequence is MRAGGCTVHQGLTPEAATVVKQSINLARRRGHAQVTPLHVANTMLSSSTGLLRAACLRCHSHPLQCKALELCFNVALNRMPASTLSAPVLGLPQAHHPPSLSNALVAAFKRAQAHQRRGCIDTQQQPLLAVKIELEQLIISILDDPSVSRVMREAGFSSTQVKSNVEQAVSMDICASTPPNRSPSKPKDASGPFTIPRAITTKPLVQVKNEDVVSVVETLATRKKRSLVIVGECLATTEAVVGGVMDRVNKGEVPEVLRNVQFIPLPLFSFIHMPLQEVNQKVGELRCLVKSCGAERGAILYLKDLNWAAEYRASGEKGRNIYCPLEHAILEIRNMFCEGENSGGRLWLMGSATYQTYIRCRVGNPSLETLWGLRPHTIPTGSLGLSLNCDSDLSQMPIKISGGSQFLTKTEHEIGSHPSCCADSAINFETDARSANRTCYGSYASISSSLPSWLRRYKEEKRGAISDDQIYLQGSLQLKDVRRKCNSISASAHKTHNHPSEITFNFSSVSPSSSSISSYDHGCPSLHPHQHQQQACLQSLEAKHQRSEQNLWISEVADECPEHKSRSSGPEHAGQTRSNPNSATTSGTMEMEYVSRFKELTAENLKTICDALERRVTRKKDLIPEIASTILRCRSGLITRKEKSNSSSEKKEDTWLFFRGGDTEGKERIARELAGIVFASYANFITIGLGNFSSTPSDSTDDVRNKRSREQVRNSYLESLFEAIRENPHRVIVMEDIEQVDYHARAGIKTSMERGKIQSSSGEEVRLCDAIIILSCESFDSRSRACSPPVKHKADTEDEKEEACRLDLNLCAEDEEDLHDHFSDDMGLLESVDGAFFFELPEEL